A genomic window from Actinomycetaceae bacterium MB13-C1-2 includes:
- a CDS encoding DUF1684 domain-containing protein codes for MTYSVGTREGWEQWKAEREETLRDPYGWLSLVELAWLEEDPSPLNTFPGLWNHSDNTVRFAPVAGEPKVYRDGQEITHSLEIEVGPGVADRSLRDERGRETEVMYRFWGPAIRVRDPQAKRLAEFQGLDVYDFEPRWVLRGVILPYDKVKELTVDSAVPGGSQTVNAWADAEVALPDGETLTLIVTGDGPESSNVMFHDDTNGDTTPGWRSAPVVVDGGTVVLDFNRAQIFPAHLSPYGTCPKPPETNRIPARVEAGEKTFAGRDTQ; via the coding sequence GTGACCTATTCAGTTGGCACCCGCGAAGGATGGGAGCAGTGGAAGGCGGAGAGAGAGGAAACACTCCGTGACCCCTACGGGTGGCTTTCGTTGGTTGAGCTCGCCTGGCTAGAGGAAGACCCGTCGCCCCTTAATACGTTTCCCGGTCTTTGGAACCATAGCGACAACACAGTTCGGTTTGCTCCGGTGGCGGGGGAGCCAAAGGTCTACCGTGATGGCCAGGAAATCACTCATTCCTTAGAGATTGAGGTTGGGCCTGGAGTGGCGGATCGTTCACTTCGTGACGAACGTGGCCGAGAGACTGAGGTTATGTACCGATTCTGGGGTCCGGCAATTAGAGTGCGCGACCCCCAAGCGAAGCGACTCGCTGAGTTTCAAGGTTTGGATGTCTACGACTTTGAACCGCGCTGGGTCTTGCGCGGCGTGATCCTCCCTTATGACAAGGTCAAGGAACTAACCGTAGATTCGGCCGTCCCCGGCGGCAGTCAGACAGTCAACGCATGGGCTGACGCGGAGGTGGCATTGCCGGACGGAGAGACACTAACGCTTATTGTCACCGGCGATGGCCCCGAGTCGTCGAACGTGATGTTCCACGATGACACGAATGGTGACACCACCCCGGGATGGCGCTCGGCACCAGTGGTTGTCGATGGAGGAACGGTTGTCCTTGACTTCAACCGAGCTCAGATTTTCCCGGCTCATCTGAGTCCCTACGGAACCTGCCCGAAGCCTCCAGAGACCAACCGCATCCCCGCTCGGGTCGAAGCTGGCGAGAAGACTTTCGCTGGAAGGGACACGCAGTGA
- a CDS encoding low molecular weight protein-tyrosine-phosphatase — translation MSYRILTICTGNICRSPMAEVVLAEKLAEAGLDVEVQSAAVTTEALGHAIDHRAARTLRAAGYRVPDRRARQVSAEDFESFDLMLPMTRSHARALDRFAERFGAGDLGADIRLFRDFVPDDEVDVPDPWYGDQSDFDETLEIIEQAVPAIAEFVRENS, via the coding sequence GTGAGTTATCGAATCCTCACTATCTGCACGGGAAATATTTGCCGCTCGCCGATGGCAGAGGTTGTTCTCGCCGAGAAGCTTGCTGAGGCTGGCCTAGATGTGGAGGTCCAGTCAGCCGCGGTAACAACCGAGGCGCTGGGGCACGCCATTGACCATCGGGCGGCCCGGACCCTTAGGGCAGCGGGCTATCGGGTTCCGGATAGGCGTGCACGCCAGGTTAGTGCTGAAGACTTCGAGAGTTTCGACCTGATGCTGCCAATGACCCGCTCGCACGCGCGGGCGCTTGATCGGTTTGCCGAACGCTTCGGGGCCGGTGATCTCGGCGCTGATATTCGGCTCTTCCGCGACTTCGTCCCCGATGACGAGGTGGATGTGCCTGACCCCTGGTATGGTGATCAGTCAGATTTCGATGAGACTTTGGAGATCATTGAGCAGGCCGTGCCAGCGATAGCGGAGTTCGTCCGCGAGAACTCGTAG
- a CDS encoding hemagglutinin: MTSSNRSAGTSYLRRVVTTLVVLAVLVALILWAVSGLLGLGNPWASKREVTPPETSSDAEPFVPEPRTPDLSYEGFDPAFIISDEAFFDSQAYDQEQIESFIVKWNEGCRDGVDGTPCITEFREDSPSFEPDQYCSLGFSGQEADTAASIIWKASQSCGINPQVLLTLIQKEQGLFTASGLRLDESRYNIATGFACPDASVCDPAYFGFATQVYYAARQMRKYEANPYSYMVQPGVPVSIPYAPGEDCEGPVVTVANLATSNLYNYTPYQPNAAALSGSRDACTTWGNQNFYAFFNAWFGTPEKALESAGS, from the coding sequence GTGACTTCTTCGAATCGCTCAGCTGGAACCAGCTATCTTCGTCGAGTCGTGACGACGCTGGTGGTTCTGGCGGTTCTTGTAGCACTCATTTTGTGGGCTGTTTCTGGCCTACTGGGACTCGGGAACCCCTGGGCGAGCAAGCGAGAAGTCACGCCGCCTGAGACATCGTCTGACGCGGAGCCCTTTGTTCCAGAACCTAGGACTCCCGATCTGTCATACGAGGGTTTCGATCCTGCGTTCATCATCTCAGACGAAGCATTCTTCGACAGCCAAGCCTATGACCAGGAGCAGATCGAGTCCTTCATAGTGAAGTGGAATGAGGGCTGCCGAGACGGAGTCGATGGAACGCCGTGCATCACGGAGTTCAGGGAGGACTCGCCAAGTTTTGAGCCGGACCAGTACTGTTCACTCGGATTCTCCGGTCAAGAGGCAGATACGGCCGCCTCGATCATTTGGAAGGCATCCCAGAGTTGCGGGATTAACCCTCAGGTTCTTCTCACACTAATTCAGAAGGAGCAGGGTCTTTTCACCGCCTCCGGTCTGCGACTGGATGAGTCACGGTACAACATTGCAACGGGGTTCGCCTGCCCGGATGCGTCGGTCTGTGACCCGGCCTATTTCGGCTTCGCAACTCAGGTTTACTATGCTGCGCGTCAAATGCGGAAGTACGAGGCTAACCCCTACAGTTACATGGTCCAACCGGGAGTTCCAGTTTCTATCCCCTATGCGCCGGGCGAGGACTGCGAGGGTCCGGTGGTGACGGTGGCGAACCTTGCGACCTCGAACCTTTACAACTACACCCCGTACCAGCCGAACGCGGCGGCGCTCTCGGGGAGCAGGGATGCCTGCACAACCTGGGGGAACCAGAATTTCTACGCTTTCTTCAACGCTTGGTTCGGAACCCCGGAGAAGGCTCTGGAGTCGGCTGGCAGCTAG
- a CDS encoding serpin family protein: MSKTVCVKTPILSAFAVCAMLLAGCSSPETSGGGDRGTAPGVNEADVEPVSFSLDQASSSASVIQATREFGLSVLALESDETLVTSPASAIIALAMLGSGAEGETESQFTELIGAGGSDRDEAVNALVGSLDPFRDDVSNIDSDELPEEPKVHIANQVVLDDQLTVEPSYLDSLKKWFNAGVLETDLGSEKGKEQLDQWVRYNTAGLIEKSAVEPNSMLRLVLQNAVLFAAKWSETFDANNTYEDTFSKSDGSTIDVDFMHDRRVTGYAEADGWKMLELPYGSDANLVARFVLPPEGTAPAAIEISTLERLESELAYEDTVIALPKLDLKSNQDLVPAVKAAGLTDIFDVQGDPLAYISKSEPLFVSLIVQQGRVIMDEEGTIAAAVTEIALEATSAPVAEEPPKEFIADRPYLMFILDKTVGWDLFQILVNDPAAE, translated from the coding sequence ATGAGCAAGACTGTCTGCGTAAAAACGCCCATACTCAGCGCCTTTGCCGTGTGCGCGATGCTTCTGGCTGGTTGTAGTAGCCCGGAAACCAGTGGCGGTGGAGACCGCGGAACTGCCCCCGGAGTCAACGAAGCAGACGTCGAACCCGTGAGCTTTTCGTTGGATCAGGCCTCCTCATCGGCGTCGGTGATTCAAGCGACCAGAGAGTTTGGACTTAGCGTCCTGGCGCTGGAATCCGACGAAACCCTGGTCACCTCACCGGCTTCAGCCATCATCGCCCTAGCAATGTTAGGTTCTGGAGCTGAGGGGGAGACAGAAAGTCAGTTCACAGAACTCATTGGTGCGGGAGGAAGCGATCGGGACGAGGCAGTAAATGCTTTGGTCGGGTCACTGGATCCCTTCCGCGATGATGTTTCAAACATTGACTCTGACGAACTACCGGAAGAACCTAAGGTTCACATTGCGAACCAAGTTGTTCTCGACGACCAACTCACGGTGGAACCAAGCTATCTCGACTCGCTTAAGAAGTGGTTTAACGCAGGTGTTCTAGAAACTGATCTCGGCTCAGAGAAAGGTAAGGAGCAACTCGACCAATGGGTTCGTTACAACACCGCTGGACTTATTGAGAAATCTGCGGTTGAGCCAAACTCCATGTTGCGGCTAGTCCTGCAGAATGCTGTCCTGTTCGCTGCGAAGTGGTCAGAGACTTTCGATGCGAATAACACCTATGAAGACACATTCTCAAAGTCTGATGGGTCGACCATCGATGTTGACTTCATGCATGATCGCCGAGTCACCGGATATGCGGAAGCTGATGGTTGGAAGATGCTTGAACTCCCCTATGGATCCGATGCAAACCTGGTGGCTCGCTTTGTTCTCCCGCCTGAAGGAACGGCCCCGGCAGCAATAGAGATTTCAACTCTAGAAAGGCTCGAGAGCGAGCTCGCATATGAAGACACTGTGATCGCGCTTCCCAAGCTTGATCTCAAGTCCAACCAGGATCTAGTTCCAGCGGTCAAGGCGGCCGGACTGACCGACATTTTTGATGTCCAGGGAGACCCCCTGGCCTACATCTCCAAGTCAGAACCCCTGTTCGTCAGTCTGATCGTTCAGCAAGGTCGAGTAATTATGGATGAAGAGGGGACCATCGCCGCCGCGGTCACCGAAATCGCCCTCGAAGCTACCTCAGCGCCGGTCGCTGAAGAGCCCCCCAAAGAGTTCATCGCCGACCGTCCCTACCTTATGTTTATCCTCGACAAAACCGTCGGCTGGGACCTGTTCCAAATTCTGGTGAACGACCCAGCTGCCGAGTAG
- the nrdE gene encoding class 1b ribonucleoside-diphosphate reductase subunit alpha, producing the protein MVDNMTDTGPEKALPPELDYHALNAQLNLYDKDGNIQFDADRKAARQYFLTHVNQNTVFFHDLEEKLRYLVDEGYYEQVVLDQYSFQDIKDLYKRAYAFKFRFPTFLGAFKYYTSYTLKTFDGQRYLERFEDRVVMVALYLAQGDYALAQHLVDEMMAGRFQPATPTFLNAGKVARGELVSCFLLRVEDNMESIARGINSSLQLSKRGGGVALSLTNLREAGAPIKRIENQSSGVVPVMKLLEDSFSYANQLGARQGAGAVYLNAHHPDIMAFLDTKRENADEKIRIKTLSLGVVVPDITFHLAKNNEDMYLFSPYDVERIYGVPFSDISVTEKYREMVDNPEIRKKKISARRFFQTLSEIQFESGYPYIVFEDTVNNANPIEGRISMSNLCSEILQVSEPSEYYPDLSYKKVGKDISCNLGSLNIAKTMDSPDFSLTVESAIRALTAVSDLSNIESVPSIASGNARSHAIGLGQMNLHGYLAREGVHYGSEEGLDFTNIYFLTILFEAIKASNKIAKERGETFDGFEKSDYASGKFFEKYIEGTWEPETERVKELFARSSAHIPTSEDWKKLAADVAEYGMYNQNLQAVPPTGSISYINNSTSSIHPITAKIEIRKEGKIGRVYYPAPYLTNDNLEYYEDAYEIGPEKIIDTYAAATQHVDQGLSLTLFYPDTVTTRELNKSYIYAWRKGIKTLYYVRIRQAALEGTEVEGCVSCML; encoded by the coding sequence TTGGTCGACAATATGACAGATACCGGCCCAGAGAAGGCCCTGCCTCCCGAACTCGATTATCACGCTTTGAACGCACAGCTAAACCTGTACGACAAGGACGGGAATATCCAGTTCGACGCGGACCGGAAGGCCGCTCGCCAGTATTTCCTGACTCACGTCAACCAGAACACGGTTTTCTTTCACGACCTTGAAGAGAAACTCCGCTACCTGGTTGACGAGGGATACTACGAACAAGTCGTCCTGGACCAGTATTCGTTTCAGGACATCAAGGACCTGTACAAGCGGGCGTACGCTTTCAAATTCCGCTTCCCAACTTTCCTCGGAGCATTCAAGTACTACACCTCCTACACCCTGAAGACGTTCGACGGGCAGCGTTACCTTGAACGCTTCGAAGACCGGGTCGTTATGGTAGCCCTATATCTGGCTCAGGGTGACTATGCACTAGCTCAGCACCTGGTCGACGAGATGATGGCCGGACGTTTCCAACCCGCCACCCCAACGTTCCTGAACGCAGGCAAAGTCGCTCGCGGCGAACTGGTTTCCTGCTTCCTGTTGCGCGTCGAAGACAATATGGAATCGATCGCACGAGGTATCAATTCTTCCCTGCAGCTTTCAAAACGGGGCGGGGGCGTGGCGCTCTCGCTGACCAATCTTCGTGAGGCCGGGGCCCCGATCAAACGCATCGAGAACCAGTCCTCTGGGGTAGTCCCCGTAATGAAGTTGCTTGAGGACTCCTTCTCGTACGCCAACCAGCTCGGAGCCCGCCAGGGAGCCGGGGCCGTATATTTGAACGCTCACCACCCCGACATCATGGCCTTCCTCGACACCAAGAGGGAGAACGCTGACGAGAAAATCAGAATCAAGACACTGTCTCTGGGCGTCGTCGTACCAGACATTACGTTCCACCTTGCGAAGAACAACGAGGACATGTACCTCTTCAGCCCCTACGATGTTGAACGCATCTACGGGGTCCCCTTCAGTGACATCTCCGTGACCGAAAAGTACCGAGAGATGGTGGATAATCCTGAGATTCGAAAAAAGAAGATCAGTGCCCGCCGCTTCTTCCAGACTCTCTCTGAGATTCAGTTTGAGTCGGGCTACCCGTACATCGTCTTTGAAGACACGGTCAACAATGCGAACCCGATTGAGGGCCGCATCTCGATGTCAAACCTGTGCTCGGAAATCTTGCAGGTCTCTGAACCCTCCGAGTACTACCCGGACCTCTCATACAAGAAGGTCGGCAAGGACATCTCCTGCAATTTGGGCTCACTAAACATCGCAAAGACAATGGATTCTCCGGACTTTTCTCTCACGGTGGAGTCGGCAATACGTGCTCTTACCGCAGTTTCGGACCTGTCGAATATCGAGTCTGTTCCATCAATTGCTTCGGGGAACGCGCGTTCCCACGCGATTGGCCTGGGGCAAATGAACCTTCACGGGTACCTGGCCCGAGAGGGCGTCCATTACGGCTCTGAAGAAGGCCTAGACTTCACAAACATTTACTTCCTAACCATTCTTTTTGAGGCGATTAAGGCCTCCAACAAGATTGCCAAAGAACGTGGTGAGACCTTCGACGGTTTCGAAAAGTCCGACTACGCCAGTGGGAAGTTCTTCGAGAAGTACATTGAAGGAACTTGGGAGCCTGAGACGGAGCGAGTCAAGGAACTCTTCGCTAGGTCCTCTGCTCACATTCCAACCTCAGAAGACTGGAAGAAGCTTGCGGCGGATGTGGCCGAGTACGGGATGTACAACCAAAACCTACAGGCCGTGCCCCCGACGGGTTCCATTAGCTACATCAACAACTCGACCTCATCGATCCACCCGATCACTGCAAAGATCGAGATTCGCAAAGAAGGCAAGATTGGTCGCGTCTACTACCCGGCCCCATATCTGACCAACGACAACCTCGAGTACTACGAAGACGCGTATGAAATCGGACCCGAGAAGATCATTGACACATACGCGGCGGCCACCCAGCATGTGGATCAGGGCCTGTCGCTGACGCTTTTCTACCCGGACACCGTCACGACCCGAGAGCTGAACAAGTCCTACATCTACGCCTGGCGCAAAGGAATCAAGACCCTGTACTACGTGCGGATCAGGCAGGCCGCCCTTGAGGGAACCGAAGTGGAGGGCTGCGTAAGCTGCATGCTTTAG
- the nrdI gene encoding class Ib ribonucleoside-diphosphate reductase assembly flavoprotein NrdI: MRAEAAQSGAVAPVQPNEVKSPQVASSRPRLVYFSSATENTARFVKRLGVPAERVPLRPTDGFLSVNYDYVLVIPTYGGGNRAGAVPKQVIKFLNDETNRNHCKGVISAGNTNFGKAYCIAGDIVSKKVGVPHLYKFELLGTPEDVSRVQEGLNRFWSTI, translated from the coding sequence ATGCGCGCCGAGGCGGCACAGTCTGGCGCTGTTGCTCCTGTCCAACCGAATGAGGTCAAGAGCCCGCAAGTGGCTTCGTCAAGGCCGAGGTTGGTCTATTTCTCATCAGCAACGGAGAACACCGCACGCTTCGTCAAGCGCCTCGGAGTCCCGGCCGAACGTGTTCCTCTGCGCCCCACAGACGGATTTCTGTCGGTGAACTATGACTATGTCCTCGTCATCCCGACATACGGAGGCGGCAACAGGGCCGGCGCCGTTCCTAAGCAGGTCATCAAGTTCCTAAATGATGAGACGAACCGAAATCACTGCAAGGGCGTAATCTCTGCGGGAAACACAAACTTTGGGAAGGCTTACTGCATTGCGGGCGATATCGTCTCCAAGAAGGTTGGCGTCCCACACCTGTATAAATTCGAGCTTCTAGGAACTCCCGAAGATGTCTCACGAGTACAAGAAGGACTGAATAGATTTTGGTCGACAATATGA
- the nrdH gene encoding glutaredoxin-like protein NrdH: MEITVYSKPRCVQCDATYRALDRSGTPYRKVDVSVDSEALQYIIDLGYQQAPVVVVGNEHWSGFRPDRIAAASKMVLQPAAN; this comes from the coding sequence ATGGAAATCACCGTTTACTCAAAGCCTCGGTGTGTTCAGTGCGATGCGACCTACCGCGCTCTTGATCGTTCCGGAACTCCTTATCGCAAGGTTGACGTTAGCGTCGATTCCGAAGCGCTCCAGTACATTATTGACCTGGGCTACCAGCAGGCTCCCGTTGTCGTTGTCGGCAATGAGCACTGGAGCGGGTTCCGCCCGGACCGCATTGCCGCAGCGTCGAAAATGGTGCTGCAACCCGCGGCTAACTAA
- a CDS encoding S-ribosylhomocysteine lyase: protein MTPTPPRMNVESFNLDHRKVQAPYVRVADRKELPGGDTLIKYDVRFTQPNVDHLDMPAVHSIEHLTAELMRNHTDALIDFSPMGCQTGFYALTLGLEQPQFEEILENTFKDILQADEVPAANEVQCGWGANHSLAAAQEAVRGFLVERASWDQVTRGEEDKNA, encoded by the coding sequence ATGACACCTACTCCACCCCGCATGAATGTAGAGTCCTTCAACCTAGATCACCGCAAAGTCCAAGCCCCCTATGTGAGAGTTGCAGACCGGAAAGAGCTTCCCGGCGGTGACACTCTTATTAAGTATGACGTTCGTTTTACTCAGCCGAACGTAGATCATCTAGACATGCCCGCGGTCCACTCAATCGAACATCTCACCGCGGAACTGATGCGGAACCACACGGATGCTCTCATCGATTTCTCCCCGATGGGATGCCAGACGGGCTTCTACGCCCTGACCCTCGGCCTGGAACAGCCTCAGTTCGAGGAAATTCTAGAGAACACCTTCAAAGACATTCTGCAGGCGGACGAGGTTCCAGCTGCCAACGAGGTGCAGTGCGGGTGGGGTGCGAACCACTCGCTCGCCGCGGCGCAAGAGGCGGTACGAGGATTCCTTGTCGAGCGCGCTTCCTGGGATCAGGTAACGAGGGGGGAAGAGGACAAGAATGCGTGA
- the purH gene encoding bifunctional phosphoribosylaminoimidazolecarboxamide formyltransferase/IMP cyclohydrolase yields MREPIDLVVICAEEAEAEPFFQSAQPWSVDLLPSTYRGPAHFKLGHWQDCSTLFVVSGIGTTNAATAITAVLQQYEPKAVVVAGTTGGLGEQIVAGDLVLSERVLYHEANATDFGYSAGQVPQMPEDYRADLDLLGLAQKAAEKQGARNWSGTVGSSNSFVTAPLAAGVRETFPNLLAVDMETAAVAQTCWMFAVPWISLRAVSDLCSPEGASEYDAHAPGAAQISFSLVEALAAQLGSVDKSKGDEAEGSVDATSPSYYPPFSDVERKPIRRALISVWDKTGLTDLATALVKEGVELVGTSSTAAAIAEAGLPVTEVSELTGFPEILGGRVKTLHPTIHSALLARQNDEESMKTLADLGIAPFDLVVANLYPFSDTLLRTQSIPSDLSFTDCIEMIDIGGPTMVRAAAKNNESVAVATNPAQYKRIIEALRAGGTTREERLKLATVAFQTIADYDIAIANWLSDHQAGGAEYWDAFSKLSNATDEAAGLPEDNRDLPEWYGASYRKHQDLRYGENSHQKAAMYRPTADTSTEPIGLGVAWAQQLGGKPLSFNNLQDATAAEKAADSFFENPAIAIIKHANPCGIAEGTTIAEAYAKALACDPLSAFGGVVAANREIDEATAEQISHVFTEVVIAPGFSPEALEILQKKKNLRILHSLGTLDERFDKRHIGGGGLLLQQPDRPGGREDQAGAWKLVAGSPASAEKLADLEVAWKAAQYTKSNAIVLVKDGATVGVGMGQVNRLDSAKLAVERANTLADGVNRTNGSVAASDAFFPFPDGLQVLIDAGVTAVVAPGGSIRDQLSIDAADEAGISLYFADRRHFWH; encoded by the coding sequence ATGCGTGAACCTATCGACCTAGTGGTCATTTGCGCGGAAGAGGCGGAGGCCGAGCCCTTCTTCCAGAGTGCCCAGCCGTGGTCCGTCGATCTACTTCCCTCAACCTACAGGGGACCTGCTCATTTCAAGCTGGGACACTGGCAGGACTGTTCAACCCTTTTCGTCGTTTCTGGCATTGGAACCACGAACGCGGCGACCGCCATTACTGCGGTGCTTCAACAGTATGAGCCGAAGGCCGTAGTTGTTGCTGGAACCACTGGGGGACTTGGCGAACAAATCGTCGCTGGCGACCTGGTCCTCTCAGAACGGGTTCTCTATCACGAGGCTAATGCGACTGACTTTGGATATTCCGCCGGACAGGTCCCACAGATGCCGGAGGACTACCGGGCAGACCTCGACTTGTTAGGACTTGCCCAGAAGGCCGCAGAGAAGCAGGGCGCAAGGAATTGGTCTGGGACGGTCGGCTCAAGCAACTCATTTGTGACCGCTCCCCTGGCAGCTGGAGTCAGAGAGACCTTCCCGAATTTGCTCGCAGTCGACATGGAGACGGCCGCGGTTGCTCAGACCTGCTGGATGTTCGCGGTCCCATGGATTTCTCTGCGAGCGGTTTCCGACCTCTGTTCGCCCGAAGGTGCGAGTGAGTACGACGCTCACGCTCCCGGTGCTGCTCAGATCAGCTTCAGCCTGGTTGAGGCGCTCGCTGCGCAGTTGGGTTCGGTTGATAAGTCAAAGGGCGATGAGGCAGAGGGGTCCGTGGACGCAACGTCGCCCTCGTACTATCCGCCCTTCAGTGATGTTGAGAGAAAGCCGATTCGTCGCGCCCTCATTTCGGTATGGGACAAGACCGGACTAACTGATTTGGCGACGGCCCTCGTAAAAGAAGGCGTAGAGCTGGTTGGAACCTCGTCCACCGCCGCCGCGATCGCCGAGGCGGGGCTTCCCGTGACAGAGGTCAGTGAGCTTACCGGTTTCCCGGAAATACTGGGCGGACGGGTCAAGACACTTCACCCGACAATCCACTCCGCTCTGTTGGCGCGGCAGAACGACGAGGAGTCCATGAAGACCCTCGCCGACCTCGGCATCGCCCCGTTCGACCTGGTGGTGGCGAATCTGTATCCCTTCTCGGATACATTACTTAGGACGCAAAGTATTCCCTCTGATCTGAGTTTCACTGACTGCATCGAGATGATCGATATCGGCGGACCAACCATGGTGCGGGCCGCCGCAAAGAACAACGAGAGTGTCGCTGTCGCTACTAATCCGGCTCAGTACAAGAGGATTATTGAAGCGCTTCGCGCCGGTGGAACCACACGCGAAGAGCGTCTGAAGCTGGCCACGGTAGCCTTTCAGACCATTGCCGATTACGACATCGCGATTGCCAACTGGTTGAGTGATCATCAGGCGGGAGGCGCGGAATACTGGGACGCATTCTCGAAGCTGTCGAACGCCACTGACGAGGCTGCGGGGCTTCCTGAGGACAATCGCGACCTGCCGGAGTGGTACGGCGCCTCGTACCGAAAGCACCAAGACCTACGGTACGGGGAGAATTCTCACCAGAAGGCCGCGATGTACCGCCCGACTGCCGACACTTCGACCGAGCCAATCGGTCTAGGGGTCGCGTGGGCGCAGCAACTCGGCGGCAAGCCCCTTTCCTTCAATAACCTGCAGGATGCGACAGCGGCTGAGAAGGCAGCAGATTCGTTCTTTGAGAATCCGGCCATCGCAATCATCAAACACGCGAACCCCTGCGGAATTGCTGAGGGAACTACGATCGCGGAAGCCTACGCGAAGGCGCTCGCCTGCGACCCTCTTTCTGCATTCGGAGGAGTGGTCGCGGCGAATCGGGAAATTGACGAGGCGACCGCCGAACAAATCTCTCACGTCTTCACGGAAGTGGTCATCGCTCCCGGCTTTTCGCCCGAGGCGCTGGAAATACTGCAGAAGAAGAAAAACCTCCGAATCCTTCACTCACTTGGCACACTCGATGAGCGGTTTGACAAGCGCCACATCGGCGGGGGTGGACTGTTGTTGCAGCAACCTGACAGACCGGGAGGCCGGGAGGATCAGGCGGGCGCATGGAAGCTAGTTGCGGGAAGCCCCGCGTCGGCGGAGAAACTGGCGGACCTCGAGGTTGCCTGGAAGGCAGCCCAGTACACCAAGTCGAACGCAATCGTGCTGGTGAAGGACGGCGCGACCGTCGGCGTTGGAATGGGACAGGTTAACCGCCTCGACTCCGCCAAGCTCGCGGTTGAACGGGCGAACACGCTCGCGGACGGGGTGAACCGAACTAATGGCTCAGTCGCCGCCTCGGACGCGTTCTTCCCGTTCCCGGACGGATTACAGGTTCTGATCGACGCGGGTGTTACGGCAGTGGTGGCGCCGGGTGGGTCAATCCGTGACCAGCTATCGATAGACGCGGCGGATGAGGCGGGAATTAGTCTCTACTTCGCCGACCGACGCCATTTCTGGCACTAG